AATCTACGCTATTCGTCAGTCGATAGCGAAGGCGCTCGTTGCATTTTACCAGAAGTTTGTGGATGAGCAGTCGAAGAAGGAGATTAAGGATATTTTGGTTAGGTATGATAGGACATTGCTTGTAGCTGATCCTAGACGATGTGAGCCTAAGAAGTTTGGTGGTCGTGGTGCTCGTGCTAGGTTCCAGAAATCTTACCGTTAGATTTCTTTTGTATGCTTCTTTGATGATGTTGATCTTTTTCATGCTTCGGTTTTGAATTTAATTATGTTTtgaattaattttcttttttttattaaatgAATGCAATGTGATGTGTTAAATTCATGCATAAGTAGATGAATCATGAATTAGATTCCTTTATGTCGAATATGTGTTTTGCAATTTGATCTTGCATTTAATTTTGTTCTTACCATCAGTATGaacagatttttgtgtgctattgccatGTTTTTAAGTTGTAAACATAACTATTcatttgaaaattttgatagtCATCATTGGTTTTTGTAAATCTTTCTTGCCTGTATCTTTTGCCACATGCACCTGCTTGGCCCTAGAGACATGACTTGCTTTCTCAGGGACTGTAGTATCATCTCAGTAAAGGGCGCTGCTGACATCAAAAACCTTTATCAAGATGTACTTTTGATTATTTACCTAGAATGCATCTCGAACAAGGAGAAGATTTTATTACGTTATTTTTACCGGCCTTTACTGGCTATCTGTTTCTTACAGATTATGGATTTCAGTAGTCTATTCTCTTATTTTACTCCTTGAGTCAACTGGGTTGAGTTTATTTTAGTGAATTACATGGCATTTGCCTGTACGTACTGAATGGTACCTTTTTTAAAGGGAAAAGGGTCAAATTTCAGGTACTATCCAAAATTAAGCAACTTTGGCATCTGATAAACTTTTGTTCTGCTCCGTAATATATGACCTCTGTCATTAGGAAAGTCTCGTTTTTCCTTTGATCCCTAATGGAGCTCAGACCTAAGGGTAATTTTAAATCATTGTCAAAAGTTGAGCCGGTAAATTCACACTTTTTTTCTCAGAATTAGACACGCGGAGTGCAGTTTACTATTATCAATTCATCATCACATAGGAATACAAATTAGCGAGCTTCTACATCATAGAAATAATTTGGTCCAGCAGTACTCTTATCTAGAATTGTCTTGTCTAAGGCATCCGAAGGTGTGGCCTAATGGTAAATGTAATGGGAGAACCATGAAATTTCAGGTTCAAATCTCAGTGGAGGAAAGAAACATTAGGTGATTTCTCTTATCTAAGATCATTATATTATTATCGTATATTTTGTTTTCATACGTTAGAGTCTTAGAGACAAAAAATGAGATGAAGTCTGTTATGTGGCAGTGCACTCTGGTGGTAGGACTTTGTATCTCCTAGTATCTTGGCAATACGAGTAAAACATATGCTTCCTCCTTGCCCAGTCCAACCCCGTCATTTGCTGCTGTGACAGCTTGACAAACTCTTCTCCATCAACAGGATCCAAACTTGATGTGCTTCTCCTAGCACATGCACTAGCTGCTGATGCGTTTTGCTCGCTTACACACCCTTCTAACTCTACTCCTTTTATTGATGTTACAAACGGGGCGTAAGTATAATTTACTGGGTATTTCCCTCCACGAGTTGCCCATTGTGATCCATCCCATATTGTTGCATAAATAGACATTGGCTTAGATGGGTAAACAGAAGAGATTGTAGTATTATTGACAACCTCTCTTACTGGCACATTGTCCACTAGAAATCTGCACAAGTTTACAGACAATTGTTATATTTAGAACCAAGGTAAATGGAACTCATAAAGTACTCAATTTCTTTTCACAAGCTTACAGAATGTGATGATTGTTCCAGAGAATACTGTAGTCATGGAAATCTTGTGTTGGATCAAACCAGAGGTAGAACTTCTCTTCCCTCCCTGTGCTGACACTTCCATTTCCATAAATATTGGTTTGTAGAACCCAATCCCTTCTCTTATCATACCCAAGCAGTTCAAAATCTAGTTCATCATGGTTGTGTGGGAAAATATTTTGATTAGAAAGCTGAAAATGGGGGAAAAAAGCGCTTGCATTAGCCCGAATATCAAATAAAAGAGAAATTATGATTCATAATACCATATATATTCTACTTACATAAAAAGCAACTACCACTCCTGATGTAAAATTTGCAGGCAGCTTTAGTGCAGCATTGAAGAAACCATAGTAGTATTTGTCTCTTGAGACTAGTCCTGAACCTATGGAGGGACCAAGAAGACGTGGAGTTAGTTACTTCACTAGTTTAAACTTAAGCAAAGCATTTCTCATATTATGATGTGGGAGTCTACCTGAAGATTTATCTAAGATAAGATCAGCATTGGACCCATTGTTGGTTAGACGAACATTAGCACCTCCGAAAAACACATTATATCCCTGATTAACGGATAATCTACTGAAACGATCAGTTAACCGCTCGGCCTCTGGAGGAGTATAGATTGGACCTAGAGATGAAGCCACAGCTATCATGCAGAAAATCAAGAATCCTGAAAATAAGCATGTTTTGTGCTGATGATAGAATTCCATTTATTTCTTGTTATGTTATGCATATGAATCAAGGAAAATGTGGGGGCAAAACAGGGCTATTTATCAGAGGAAACCTTAACTTTTTAAAGTTGTAGCAAGCTGGCTGTATCTTTGAAGAATTCTATTAAATAGGGTGACTTTAATTTGATTCTTGGATGGG
This region of Nicotiana tomentosiformis chromosome 4, ASM39032v3, whole genome shotgun sequence genomic DNA includes:
- the LOC104115033 gene encoding probable xyloglucan endotransglucosylase/hydrolase protein 33, which translates into the protein MEFYHQHKTCLFSGFLIFCMIAVASSLGPIYTPPEAERLTDRFSRLSVNQGYNVFFGGANVRLTNNGSNADLILDKSSGSGLVSRDKYYYGFFNAALKLPANFTSGVVVAFYLSNQNIFPHNHDELDFELLGYDKRRDWVLQTNIYGNGSVSTGREEKFYLWFDPTQDFHDYSILWNNHHILFLVDNVPVREVVNNTTISSVYPSKPMSIYATIWDGSQWATRGGKYPVNYTYAPFVTSIKGVELEGCVSEQNASAASACARRSTSSLDPVDGEEFVKLSQQQMTGLDWARRKHMFYSYCQDTRRYKVLPPECTAT